In Candidatus Babeliales bacterium, the following proteins share a genomic window:
- a CDS encoding YifB family Mg chelatase-like AAA ATPase has protein sequence MHAKIFSATTIGIEAHLVEVEVDLSYGMLQFFIVGLPDTAIKESRQRIATAIKNSGIRLPERKITVNLAPADLKKEGTLFDLPIAIGILAAAQLIKIESAFLHETLIIGELSLDGTIRSIKGALPIAFDAQTLGKKRLIVPKENAHEAALINGIEVIGVSNLVEIISFLRAEISIAPTQSSYVPKNTIWGDLDFGQVKGQHQAKRALQICAAGRHNILFIGPPGSGKTMLAKRLPSIMPPLSFQEILETTKVYSVSGKLQKQLITARPFRNPHHTISQAGLVGGGSFPQPGEISLTHNGILFLDELTEFKRTTLEVLRQPLENKSVCISRANQSVTFPASFLLIAALNPCPCGFLGDAKRNCHCSRTAIEHYLAKLSGPLLDRIDLQINVPSLDYDTLKKTDAPALTSAELFAGVQKALDAQVKRFGNQHEFNSNMTSQQIDEFCVLTAEAEHLIKQAFGKLHLSMRGYHKILKVARTIADIESSAVIEMPHIREAIFYRSLDATLEKMRS, from the coding sequence ATGCATGCAAAAATATTTTCAGCTACAACGATTGGTATTGAAGCACATCTGGTTGAGGTAGAAGTCGATCTTTCCTATGGCATGCTCCAATTCTTTATTGTAGGATTGCCCGATACTGCTATTAAAGAAAGCCGGCAACGCATTGCAACTGCAATCAAAAATAGCGGCATTCGATTGCCCGAACGAAAAATTACCGTAAATTTAGCGCCCGCCGATTTAAAAAAAGAGGGAACGCTTTTTGATTTGCCGATCGCAATTGGAATTCTGGCAGCGGCACAATTAATAAAAATTGAATCGGCATTTTTGCATGAAACACTTATTATTGGAGAACTTTCGCTCGATGGAACCATTCGTTCCATAAAAGGAGCATTGCCTATTGCATTCGATGCTCAAACATTAGGAAAAAAAAGATTAATTGTTCCCAAAGAAAATGCGCACGAAGCAGCACTTATTAATGGTATTGAAGTGATTGGTGTTTCAAATCTTGTCGAAATAATTTCATTTCTGCGCGCGGAAATATCAATTGCCCCAACCCAAAGTTCGTATGTTCCTAAAAATACCATTTGGGGCGATTTAGATTTTGGCCAAGTAAAAGGGCAACATCAAGCAAAACGTGCTTTGCAGATTTGCGCTGCAGGCAGGCATAATATTTTATTTATCGGGCCGCCAGGATCTGGCAAAACGATGCTTGCAAAACGGCTCCCTTCAATTATGCCGCCATTATCGTTTCAAGAAATTTTAGAAACCACCAAAGTGTATTCGGTGAGCGGTAAATTGCAAAAACAGTTAATTACCGCTCGTCCATTTCGCAATCCGCATCACACCATTTCGCAAGCGGGGCTTGTAGGTGGAGGCTCATTCCCGCAGCCGGGAGAAATAAGCTTAACACATAACGGCATTCTCTTTTTGGATGAACTTACAGAATTTAAGCGCACCACGCTTGAAGTGCTCCGCCAACCACTCGAAAATAAATCGGTCTGCATTTCACGCGCAAATCAAAGCGTTACATTTCCTGCGTCATTTTTACTCATTGCAGCGCTCAATCCCTGCCCTTGTGGATTTCTTGGCGATGCAAAACGAAATTGCCACTGCTCGCGCACCGCAATAGAACATTATTTAGCGAAATTATCGGGCCCTCTTTTAGATCGTATCGACTTGCAAATCAATGTGCCATCACTCGATTACGATACGCTCAAGAAAACCGATGCCCCTGCACTTACTTCTGCCGAACTTTTTGCTGGTGTTCAAAAAGCACTCGATGCTCAAGTAAAACGATTTGGAAATCAGCATGAATTTAATAGCAACATGACCTCGCAACAGATTGATGAATTTTGCGTCTTAACCGCCGAAGCGGAACATCTGATAAAGCAAGCTTTTGGAAAATTGCATCTAAGTATGCGCGGCTATCATAAAATATTAAAAGTTGCCCGAACAATTGCAGATATTGAGAGCTCAGCCGTAATTGAAATGCCTCACATTCGTGAAGCTATATTCTATAGATCGCTTGATGCAACGCTGGAGAAAATGCGTTCATGA
- a CDS encoding 4'-phosphopantetheinyl transferase superfamily protein — protein sequence MILGIGIDSAEIERFLDWDKFTHRQLLKFFSQREIDYCTSIPAKSAERFAARFAAKEALYKALSNLRPQKPFLLLTVAKKCEIYQETDTAPSMRIDWTFFISTFFPHLKTAPIAHLSITHTRAIATVCIILESKSDYLLTKNKKSVLLPVQKRISIRYCK from the coding sequence ATGATCCTTGGCATTGGTATCGATTCAGCAGAGATCGAACGTTTTTTAGATTGGGACAAATTTACACACCGGCAATTACTCAAATTTTTCAGTCAGCGCGAAATCGATTATTGCACATCGATCCCTGCAAAAAGCGCTGAACGATTTGCCGCCCGGTTTGCAGCAAAAGAAGCACTTTATAAAGCGCTTTCAAACCTGAGACCACAAAAGCCATTTTTGCTCTTAACCGTTGCTAAAAAATGTGAAATTTACCAAGAAACCGATACCGCTCCTTCTATGCGAATCGACTGGACTTTCTTTATATCAACATTTTTTCCACACCTTAAAACAGCTCCAATTGCCCATTTAAGCATCACGCACACGCGCGCAATCGCTACAGTTTGTATAATCTTAGAGAGTAAATCCGATTACCTGTTGACAAAGAACAAAAAAAGCGTACTATTACCAGTACAAAAGCGCATTTCAATAAGATATTGCAAATAA
- a CDS encoding bis(5'-nucleosyl)-tetraphosphatase has protein sequence MNREFSAGVVVYYERVGKRTYLLLHYASGHWDFPKGHIENGENKVEAAIRELQEETGLSAKLVDGFEESFEYFFKNSKTHELILKTVYFFIGKVSTKKVMLSHEHVGYEWLPYKEAIEKLTYPNAKELLKNMERFLNDRDEKK, from the coding sequence ATGAATCGCGAATTTTCTGCGGGCGTCGTCGTTTATTATGAACGTGTAGGTAAACGCACCTATTTATTACTTCATTATGCATCTGGCCACTGGGATTTTCCTAAAGGGCATATTGAAAATGGTGAAAATAAAGTTGAAGCAGCAATCCGAGAGCTCCAGGAAGAGACCGGCTTGTCAGCAAAGCTGGTTGATGGATTTGAAGAATCGTTTGAGTATTTCTTTAAAAATTCAAAAACTCACGAGTTAATTCTAAAAACTGTTTATTTTTTTATCGGAAAAGTGAGCACTAAAAAAGTAATGCTGTCGCACGAGCATGTTGGCTACGAATGGCTGCCGTATAAGGAAGCTATAGAAAAACTCACGTATCCAAATGCAAAAGAATTGCTTAAAAATATGGAACGGTTTTTAAATGATCGAGATGAAAAAAAATAG